The Thermococcus sp. CX2 DNA segment GGGTACCGTATCATGTAGCCTTTGACAAAGTATACTCCATCCCACCAGTAGTGTTGCTGTGTATTATAAGCTATGGTAGGGAAAGGCTCTTTGTTTATCAATGACTTTGATATTAACTGTTTTGTTCTCAATCCTGGGGCTATTATATTTATGGGAGTCCTTATGGAGTAATTGGCTCCTGAGGAATCTCTGACTGTCAGTAGGTATGAGTTATCAATCTTGGTGGATGTTATATAAACAACGTCTACTATCTTATCTGTAGTTGTGTTCTTGATTAGTATCGTTGCTTCATTGCCATTGGTTTTGTAGTCAATCAGTAGGTCTCCAAAAATAAAGACCTGTCTTGTGGATGTATTCACTAAGAGTTTAGTTGGGAACTCCTTCATAACCACTACCTTTGCGTGAGGATTTTGGGCGGGACTTGGCATCGCTACCGCGCTCCCTGCCGTCACTCCAACCATCAGCAGTCCAAGCAGGACTGCAAACAACGACTTCCACTTCACGAGGTCCACCTCTCCAAGGTTTTTGCATTATATTCTATCCAACTTAATCTTATAAGTTTTTCCTTTTACTTTAAGTAAAAATTCTTCCTTTTTTTTTTCAAGTATAATTTTATTCAGAATTGTGTTTTCCTTTTAGAATGAATCAAAAGAAGTCTGAGTAAGGAAGTTGCATGGTCATGCACTTGGAGAAAGTGGGGGCTAAAAATCAAAAACTCACTCCCTCACAACAACAGGGAACTCTTCCCATGGGAAGACTATCCACTGGTCGGTTCTGAAGACATAGAAGTCAGGAACGACCTTAGTCCAGGGCTTCATGCTGAGGCAGGCGACCTTTACCTCCCTGGCGCCGGCCTTCTTGACTTCCTCTATGACGACCTCAAGAGTCTTACCTGTGTCGCTGACGTCGTCGACGATGACGACCCTCTTTCCATCCAGCGAGCCGTGCAGCGGTATGGTCACCACAGGTTTCTCCATGTGCTCCTCTATATCCTTGTAGAACTTGACGGCTATGACCTTGACGTCAACGTCACCGAGGATGTGGCTGAGCCTTACAGCTGGAATGAGGCCGCCCCTGGCGACGCCGACTATGACGTCGGGCATGAATTTCTTCCTCATTTCTTCGGCGAGCGCGAAGACGGCCCTATCTATCTGCCACCAGGTGAAGTAAACCTTGTCCATGCTAACACCTCCGAATAGCGCAGGTTGGAAAGGCCCTTACTTTAAGGCTTTCGTCCGATGGGGAGAAGTTAAAGCCGTAGACTTAAAAAACCTCCGTTGACAGGGAGATGTCAAAGCATAAGAAAAAGGGGAGAAGTCACCCAATAACGCACTTGCTCCAGCCGCAGACGGGACAGGTGGCGCAGCCGCTCTCCATTTTCAGCTCGACGAGCTTTCCGTCCTTCTCATAGCAGACGGGACAGTAAGTGACTCCCAAGAGCTCCTTTATATTCTCTTCAGGGATCTCTGGCGGCTCCCTATGGTGGGGGTGCTCGTGAGTTTCTGGCTTAACCGCCTTCGGAACGTTCAGGGAGAAGCTGAGTGAGGGAGCTTCCTTCTTCTCCTTGCCGTTGGTGCCGTTGAGTATGCCCTCGACGTTGATGAACTTGGCCAGCCATGGCTCGGCCTCAACGACGGTCTTGAGCTTCTCGACAGCGTAAGCGCTCGGTTTACTCTTGATGCGCTGCTTCTTCTCTCCTTCAACGCTGTAAACCTGAACGCTGAGCGAGCCGTCGCGGTAGACGGTTATACCCTTACAGCCGAGCTTGTAGGCGAGCAGGTAGGCGGCCTTGACGTCCTCAACGGTGGCATCGTTTGGCATGTTGATGGTCTTGCTCGCGCTGTCTGTAAGCCAGAGCTGAATGTTGGCCTGAGCCAGTATGTGGTCGAGCCAGTGGATGTCCA contains these protein-coding regions:
- a CDS encoding glycine zipper family protein, whose product is MKWKSLFAVLLGLLMVGVTAGSAVAMPSPAQNPHAKVVVMKEFPTKLLVNTSTRQVFIFGDLLIDYKTNGNEATILIKNTTTDKIVDVVYITSTKIDNSYLLTVRDSSGANYSIRTPINIIAPGLRTKQLISKSLINKEPFPTIAYNTQQHYWWDGVYFVKGYMIRYPHPDYEYYGIEPWDTVSIKGNKLTHLHFSNAKSAFILQVGPTALGAAIGAYFANVPGAIVGAIVGLAGGIAFGHYLLDEYGCLWIWFAWKWEYHWRWIPPGYVYEPVLKYLRIASYTLKNDYHLPNP
- a CDS encoding phosphoribosyltransferase — its product is MDKVYFTWWQIDRAVFALAEEMRKKFMPDVIVGVARGGLIPAVRLSHILGDVDVKVIAVKFYKDIEEHMEKPVVTIPLHGSLDGKRVVIVDDVSDTGKTLEVVIEEVKKAGAREVKVACLSMKPWTKVVPDFYVFRTDQWIVFPWEEFPVVVRE